The following proteins come from a genomic window of Anabaena sphaerica FACHB-251:
- a CDS encoding cation diffusion facilitator family transporter, whose protein sequence is MSSTPVQKKVQALWTALLLLGVFFCIEVGTGIWSHSLSLLADAEHIFADVAALGLALVAAWLSQSISHKSILGRYRLEALAALINGISLAAVAVWIIQEALVRFQSPAIEIHGVPMLATALIGLLVNAFNAKCLHKCSHHDLNMRGALLHLLADIASSVGAVLAAIAVIWLNWTWADGVISLIVAVLIATFAAYLVIQSVQCLRGQITDVTCICDVKAEDFSDRQQAEKLLFPTLEELV, encoded by the coding sequence ATGTCATCAACCCCAGTGCAGAAGAAAGTTCAGGCTCTTTGGACTGCCTTACTTTTACTTGGTGTTTTTTTTTGCATAGAGGTAGGGACGGGAATTTGGAGTCATAGCTTATCGCTTTTAGCTGACGCTGAACACATTTTTGCGGATGTAGCAGCGTTAGGTTTAGCACTGGTTGCAGCCTGGTTATCTCAATCTATATCCCATAAAAGTATACTTGGACGCTATCGCTTAGAAGCCTTAGCAGCCTTGATTAATGGCATCAGTTTAGCGGCTGTTGCTGTCTGGATCATTCAAGAAGCTCTGGTGCGCTTCCAATCTCCCGCCATAGAGATTCATGGTGTACCGATGTTAGCAACTGCCCTGATTGGTCTACTTGTGAACGCTTTTAACGCCAAGTGTTTGCACAAATGTAGTCATCATGACCTCAATATGAGAGGAGCTTTACTGCATCTGCTAGCAGATATAGCCAGTTCAGTGGGAGCAGTATTAGCAGCGATCGCAGTGATCTGGCTAAATTGGACTTGGGCTGATGGTGTCATCAGTTTAATTGTGGCAGTGTTGATAGCTACATTTGCAGCTTATTTAGTGATTCAGAGTGTACAGTGTTTGCGTGGTCAGATTACTGATGTGACTTGCATTTGTGATGTGAAAGCGGAAGATTTTAGTGATCGACAGCAAGCAGAAAAGCTATTATTTCCTACTTTAGAGGAGCTTGTGTGA
- a CDS encoding acetyltransferase codes for MFKPRTIFIALTAIILAFAISTQIYIQPAVALGGTCNPTGGNLPICPSTAPSASASFVDPTATITNPTNITLGEKVYVAPFAELDATNAPISIAADSNAQDQVKITASGTGVEIGERVIMAHMAVVKGAAKIGIQGSTGPFTNPVTNTQFSNTIPETFLAFNCEIDGATIERNTVVNFLARVGPSVTLPAGKVVLPGKNVTTNLQASSGSLGKVANLTQADVALMEGIIEVNEAFAKGYTDLARADLTNVTGINYAPVTSFNSGGLPQIGGSATRVPNFRNRIIGNIVLQDSLANLNNKIGNRISLRADEGEPFNVGQIAGMANDVVFHALETTSLSLGNGIGYGPRALVHGGRQVVNGVANGPETSVGDAVGLGPNSVIFRASIGNNSALGQRSAVFNSTVAPRTAIAARTIYADNGNLILPVEW; via the coding sequence ATGTTCAAACCTCGCACAATTTTTATTGCCTTAACGGCGATTATCCTTGCGTTTGCCATCAGCACACAGATATATATACAACCCGCAGTAGCCCTTGGAGGAACGTGTAATCCAACTGGGGGAAACCTACCTATATGCCCAAGTACAGCACCTTCAGCGTCAGCTAGTTTCGTTGACCCAACTGCAACAATCACCAATCCCACAAATATAACCTTGGGCGAAAAAGTCTATGTTGCCCCATTTGCTGAGTTAGACGCTACTAATGCGCCTATTAGCATTGCAGCAGATTCTAATGCCCAAGACCAAGTGAAAATCACCGCTTCGGGAACGGGAGTGGAAATTGGCGAGCGTGTGATTATGGCACACATGGCCGTTGTTAAAGGTGCAGCTAAAATCGGGATTCAAGGCTCAACCGGGCCTTTTACCAATCCAGTTACCAATACTCAGTTCAGCAACACTATTCCAGAGACATTTCTCGCCTTCAACTGTGAAATAGACGGTGCAACTATAGAAAGAAACACAGTAGTCAACTTTCTCGCGCGAGTTGGACCTAGTGTTACCTTACCGGCTGGTAAAGTTGTCCTACCTGGTAAAAACGTCACAACTAACCTACAAGCTAGTAGTGGCAGTTTGGGGAAAGTCGCCAATCTAACACAAGCCGACGTTGCATTGATGGAAGGCATTATCGAAGTCAATGAAGCATTTGCCAAAGGTTATACAGACTTAGCTAGGGCAGACTTGACAAACGTAACAGGGATAAATTACGCCCCAGTAACCTCTTTTAATTCTGGAGGTCTGCCACAAATAGGTGGAAGTGCGACTCGCGTTCCAAACTTCCGTAATCGCATCATCGGTAATATTGTTCTGCAAGATTCTTTAGCAAACCTCAACAACAAAATAGGTAATAGAATTTCGCTGCGTGCTGATGAAGGTGAACCTTTTAATGTTGGACAAATTGCTGGTATGGCAAATGATGTCGTCTTTCACGCCTTAGAAACAACTAGCTTGAGTCTTGGTAATGGGATTGGGTATGGGCCCCGCGCTCTAGTTCATGGCGGTAGGCAGGTTGTCAATGGTGTTGCTAATGGGCCTGAAACTAGCGTAGGTGATGCCGTAGGGTTAGGTCCGAACTCTGTTATATTCCGCGCCAGCATTGGCAATAACTCAGCACTTGGACAAAGAAGCGCAGTCTTTAATTCTACAGTAGCTCCCAGAACAGCGATCGCTGCTCGAACAATCTATGCTGATAACGGCAACTTGATTTTACCTGTGGAGTGGTAA
- a CDS encoding non-ribosomal peptide synthetase, with amino-acid sequence MNTVEFLSYLCSLDIQVFIEDEKIRCNAPEGTLTAELRTKIQERKSEIIEFLKATNRTNKLNFTPLVPISQLGNLPLSFAQQRLWFLDQLIPNNPFYNIPLALHLTGSLNQAALEQTFNEIVRRHEALRTNVVIQSGQPVQVINPTLTIPLSIIDLRQLPQAEREIQARRLTTQEAQRSFNLSTDLLLRAKLLWLDETQYILLLTMHHIVSDGWSIGVLIQEIAALYTAFASNQPSPLPKLTIQYADFAYWQRQWLQGEVLEKQLSYWQKQLDGISILNLPTDRPRPSVQTYQGARQPLQLSKSLSEALLALGQQEGVTLFITLLSAFKVLLYRYTQQEDIAIGSPIANRNRSEIEGLIGFFVNSLVLRTDLTGNPTFRELLSRVKEVALGAYAHQDLPFEKLVEELHPERNLNQNPLFQVVFALQNAPMSALELTGLTLSPLPFETETTRFDLEFHLWEPNSQNSLWADSSEGISGFVIYSTDLFDDATITRMLGHFQTLLEGIVTNPEQRIAQLSLLSESERHNLLVEWNNTQLDYPQDKCIHQLFESVAQQNSDETALVFGDDKLSYKELNIRSNQLAHYLKKLGVKTEVLVGICVERSFDMVIGMLGILKAGGAYVPLDPSYPSERLNFMLEDAQVSVLLTHERWLERLENYNSNIICLDKDYKIIAQEIEDNLPSEVAVDNLAYVIYTSGSTGNPKGVQIEHRGLLNLVFWHQKAFRVSPLDRVTQIAGIAFDACGWEIWPYLSAGASIYIVDDEIRRSPEYLRDWLISQKITISFLPTPIAEKFLLLDFPEDAALRILLTGGDKLNQYPLVSHSFQVYNNYGPTENTVVTTSGHISVKNKDNLAPAIGQAIANTQVYILDKHLQPVPIGVSGELYISGHGLARGYLNRPDLTAKYFIYHAFTNNLKAKLYKTGDLVRYRLDGSIEFLGRLDEQVKIRGYRIELGEIEAVLSQHPAVQKTVVVSREDEQEKRLVAYVIAKAEYSNQQENVQLMQLQNEQVLQWQMLYNETYNQPVDSDPELNIVGWNSSYTNQPIPVEQMREWVDNQVEQILALQPKRVLEIGCGTGLILFRVAPHCTKYWGTDFSSVSLHYIQQQLEKQEMPQVKLYQQMATDFEKVETAAFDAVILNSVVQYFPTIDYLISVLEGAVKATAPGGFIFIGDVRSLPLLPAFHASVQLYQAEPSLTRSELQQRVQMQIFQETELVIDPTFFNAIKQRLPQINHVQIQLMRGKHHNELTEFRYNVIFHIHAKTVNTSENYCVLNWPEDNLTVSTVRQLLIEDRPEILCINNVPNARVMASVKTAEWLSDVENFKTVGQMRKALQELEDFGVEPEDFYTLDVPYKVEITWSHSGIEGRYDVVFVRQDEIGKRAIFPHNTTHSRPWESYANNPLQAKAARKLVPQLQTYIAQKLPEYMMPSAFVVLESLPLTANGKVNRHALKAFHDAIQPQLSENYIAPRTPVEQVLVKIFAEVLGLKHVGIYDNFFELGGHSLLATQLVSRVRDVLRVELPLRSVFEASTIAQLSKIVESFKESNAQSQAPVLVPLSRESRRIKLSSLNEDSKGR; translated from the coding sequence TTGAATACGGTTGAGTTTTTATCTTATCTTTGCAGCTTAGATATTCAAGTTTTTATTGAAGATGAAAAGATTCGCTGTAACGCGCCCGAAGGAACTCTGACGGCAGAACTGCGTACAAAGATTCAAGAGCGTAAATCAGAAATTATTGAATTTTTAAAAGCCACTAATCGTACTAATAAGCTCAACTTTACACCTCTTGTACCTATTTCGCAGTTAGGAAATCTTCCCCTCTCCTTTGCTCAACAAAGGCTGTGGTTTCTTGACCAATTAATCCCTAATAATCCTTTCTATAACATTCCACTAGCACTACATTTAACAGGTTCGCTCAATCAAGCCGCGCTAGAGCAAACTTTTAACGAAATTGTCCGACGACACGAAGCTTTACGCACCAATGTTGTCATCCAGTCAGGGCAACCAGTTCAAGTAATTAATCCCACGCTAACAATACCCTTATCAATAATAGATTTACGGCAACTGCCACAAGCCGAACGAGAAATCCAAGCACGACGACTCACCACCCAAGAAGCTCAACGTTCTTTCAATTTATCAACTGATTTGTTGCTACGCGCAAAACTGCTATGGTTGGATGAGACACAATACATCCTGCTGCTGACTATGCACCACATTGTCTCAGATGGTTGGTCTATTGGGGTGCTGATTCAAGAGATAGCAGCACTCTACACAGCCTTTGCCAGCAATCAGCCTTCTCCTCTACCGAAACTGACAATTCAATATGCAGACTTTGCATACTGGCAACGTCAATGGTTGCAAGGGGAAGTATTAGAAAAGCAACTTAGTTACTGGCAGAAGCAATTAGACGGCATCTCTATATTAAATCTGCCAACCGACAGACCAAGACCATCTGTTCAAACTTACCAGGGTGCAAGGCAACCTCTGCAATTATCAAAAAGTTTGAGCGAAGCACTTTTAGCTCTCGGACAGCAAGAAGGGGTAACTTTATTTATAACCCTACTATCAGCATTTAAAGTTTTACTTTACCGCTACACACAACAAGAAGATATTGCGATCGGTTCACCTATTGCCAATCGCAACCGTAGTGAAATTGAAGGATTAATTGGTTTTTTTGTCAATAGCTTAGTATTGCGTACCGACTTAACTGGAAACCCAACTTTTCGAGAATTATTGAGTCGAGTCAAAGAAGTAGCTCTAGGGGCTTATGCTCACCAAGATTTGCCTTTTGAAAAACTTGTAGAGGAATTGCATCCAGAGCGTAACTTGAATCAAAATCCGCTCTTCCAAGTGGTGTTTGCTCTGCAAAATGCGCCTATGTCAGCATTAGAGTTAACTGGCTTAACTTTAAGCCCCCTACCATTTGAGACGGAAACAACACGCTTTGATTTGGAGTTCCACTTGTGGGAGCCAAATAGTCAAAACAGTTTATGGGCAGATAGCTCAGAAGGAATTAGTGGTTTTGTAATATACAGCACTGATTTATTTGATGATGCTACTATCACCAGAATGTTAGGACATTTCCAAACATTACTTGAAGGTATAGTTACAAATCCAGAACAGCGAATTGCACAATTATCTCTTTTAAGTGAATCTGAGCGACATAATCTATTAGTTGAATGGAATAATACTCAGTTAGATTATCCTCAAGATAAGTGTATTCATCAGTTATTTGAGAGCGTTGCTCAACAGAATTCTGATGAAACTGCACTAGTATTTGGCGATGATAAACTCAGCTACAAAGAGTTAAATATACGTAGTAACCAACTTGCACATTATCTAAAAAAATTAGGAGTGAAAACCGAAGTTTTAGTAGGGATTTGTGTAGAACGTTCTTTTGATATGGTCATCGGGATGTTGGGCATTCTGAAAGCAGGTGGAGCTTATGTACCTCTAGACCCAAGCTATCCATCTGAACGTTTAAACTTTATGCTTGAAGATGCTCAAGTCTCAGTTTTATTAACTCATGAACGATGGCTTGAACGTTTGGAAAACTATAATTCAAACATAATATGTTTAGATAAAGATTATAAAATTATTGCTCAAGAAATTGAAGATAATCTTCCTAGTGAAGTTGCAGTAGACAACCTTGCTTATGTCATTTATACCTCTGGCTCAACAGGAAACCCTAAAGGCGTACAAATTGAGCATAGAGGATTATTGAATCTGGTTTTTTGGCATCAAAAAGCCTTTAGAGTTTCACCTCTTGACCGAGTAACGCAGATAGCCGGGATTGCCTTTGATGCTTGTGGTTGGGAAATTTGGCCTTACCTTAGTGCTGGAGCAAGTATCTATATTGTAGATGATGAAATCAGGCGATCGCCTGAATATCTCCGAGATTGGTTAATCTCGCAAAAAATCACAATTTCTTTCTTACCAACACCTATAGCAGAAAAGTTTTTGTTATTAGATTTTCCTGAAGATGCCGCTTTACGAATATTGCTTACAGGTGGAGATAAACTAAATCAATATCCTTTAGTTTCGCACTCCTTCCAAGTATATAATAATTATGGGCCTACAGAGAACACCGTTGTTACAACTTCTGGTCATATTTCTGTTAAGAATAAAGATAATTTAGCACCTGCAATTGGTCAGGCGATAGCTAATACACAAGTTTACATATTAGATAAACATTTACAACCTGTACCCATTGGTGTTTCAGGAGAGTTGTACATAAGCGGTCATGGATTAGCACGAGGTTATTTAAACCGTCCTGATTTAACGGCTAAATACTTTATTTATCATGCTTTTACTAATAATTTAAAAGCGAAACTTTATAAAACAGGTGATTTAGTTCGCTATCGATTAGATGGCAGCATTGAATTTTTAGGTCGTCTCGACGAGCAGGTAAAAATTCGCGGCTACCGCATTGAATTGGGAGAAATTGAAGCGGTACTGAGTCAACATCCAGCAGTACAGAAAACTGTAGTAGTAAGTCGTGAGGATGAACAGGAAAAGCGCCTAGTAGCTTATGTGATAGCGAAAGCTGAATACAGCAATCAGCAGGAGAACGTGCAATTAATGCAATTGCAGAATGAGCAAGTTTTGCAATGGCAGATGCTCTATAACGAAACTTATAATCAACCTGTTGATTCCGATCCAGAATTAAATATTGTCGGCTGGAATAGTAGTTATACAAATCAGCCTATTCCAGTAGAGCAGATGCGTGAGTGGGTGGATAACCAAGTCGAGCAAATTTTGGCTTTGCAACCCAAACGAGTCTTAGAAATTGGTTGTGGAACAGGGTTAATTTTATTTAGAGTTGCACCTCACTGCACTAAATATTGGGGAACAGACTTTTCCTCAGTTTCACTTCACTACATTCAGCAGCAGTTAGAAAAGCAAGAGATGCCACAAGTCAAACTGTATCAGCAAATGGCTACTGACTTTGAGAAAGTAGAAACAGCCGCTTTTGATGCAGTAATTCTGAACTCAGTTGTACAATATTTTCCTACTATTGATTATTTGATTAGTGTATTAGAAGGTGCTGTCAAGGCAACTGCTCCGGGTGGCTTTATCTTCATAGGAGATGTGCGTAGTTTGCCACTATTGCCAGCTTTCCATGCCTCAGTGCAATTGTATCAAGCTGAACCTTCCCTCACCCGTTCTGAGTTGCAGCAACGGGTTCAAATGCAAATTTTCCAAGAAACAGAATTGGTGATTGACCCAACTTTTTTTAATGCCATAAAACAACGCCTTCCGCAGATTAATCATGTACAAATTCAACTGATGCGGGGAAAACATCATAATGAGTTAACTGAGTTTCGTTACAATGTAATTTTTCATATTCATGCCAAAACTGTTAATACTAGTGAAAATTATTGCGTGCTGAACTGGCCAGAAGATAATTTAACAGTGTCAACAGTGCGTCAGTTATTAATTGAGGATCGACCAGAAATATTATGTATTAATAATGTACCTAATGCACGGGTGATGGCATCTGTTAAAACAGCAGAATGGCTATCAGACGTAGAAAACTTTAAAACTGTAGGTCAAATGCGTAAAGCTTTGCAAGAACTGGAAGATTTTGGAGTAGAACCAGAAGATTTTTATACACTGGATGTACCTTACAAAGTTGAGATTACCTGGTCGCATTCAGGTATTGAAGGACGCTATGATGTGGTTTTTGTAAGGCAAGATGAAATAGGTAAGAGAGCTATTTTTCCACATAATACGACTCACTCTCGTCCCTGGGAATCTTACGCCAATAATCCCTTACAAGCCAAAGCTGCGCGTAAATTAGTGCCGCAGTTGCAGACTTACATAGCACAAAAACTGCCTGAGTACATGATGCCATCAGCTTTTGTAGTTTTGGAGTCTTTACCTTTAACAGCTAATGGTAAAGTTAATCGCCACGCTTTAAAAGCATTCCATGATGCAATTCAGCCCCAATTGTCTGAAAATTACATCGCACCTCGGACTCCTGTCGAACAAGTGTTGGTGAAAATTTTTGCTGAGGTTTTGGGACTTAAGCACGTAGGAATTTATGATAATTTCTTTGAATTAGGCGGTCATTCATTACTGGCAACTCAGCTTGTCTCTAGAGTGCGTGATGTTTTGCGTGTGGAGTTACCTTTGCGGAGTGTATTTGAAGCATCAACAATTGCACAACTATCTAAGATAGTGGAAAGCTTTAAAGAAAGCAATGCTCAAAGTCAAGCCCCAGTTTTAGTACCATTATCACGTGAAAGTCGGCGGATTAAGTTATCTTCGTTAAACGAAGATAGCAAGGGGCGTTAG